The DNA sequence ACCGATCCGAGCAGTCCGAAGGCCAGGCCGAGAGCGGGAGCGGCGAGAATCGCGTAGATCATCCCCATCCGCGTCTTCTTGCCGTCGGCCAGGCGGGACCGCTCCGCCAGCTCCGTCGCGGAGACGGTCGGGGCGCTCATACGGGCTCACCCGCGGGTGCCGGCGCCGGGAGCTCGACGGGGAGGCAGCGGCGCAGATCGAGCTGGTGCTCGACGAGCCGCCTGGCGGAGGGGGCGAGGGCGTAGCGGCGCAGGATCTGGCCCCGGTGCTCGCGCTGCTCGAGGACCTGCAGCCAGCCGACGGTGTTGAGCCCGATCAGGTCCTCTCGCAGCCCGGACAGCTCGGTCTCGCCGTAGTGCTGTTGCAGTGCCTTGAACAGGTGGTGCTCCCAGATGCCCTGCTCGCCGAGGTGGTAGAGCGTCATCGCCGCCTGGAACTTGGGGGCCGGTGTCATGGTTGGCTCCTTCACATTGGACGAGGTGGAACTGCTCAGGCCTGCCAGACGGTCTTGGCGTTGATGAACTCGCGGATGCCGAACGCGGACAGCTCACGCCCGTAGCCGGAGTCCTTGACACCCCCGAAGGGGACGCCGGGGAAGGAGGCGGTGAGCCCGTTGACGAAGACCCCGCCCGCGTCGATCTCGTGGGCCAGCCGGTCGATCTCGCCGGGTTCGGTGGTCCAGACGCTGGAGCTCAGCCCGAAGTCGGAGTCGTTGGCCAGCCGGATCGCCTCGTCGAGGTCGGTGACGCGGTGCACGCAGGCGACCGGGCCGAAGCATTCCTCGCGGTACAGGCGCATCGCGGGGGTGACATCGGCAAGCACCGTCGCGGGGTAGAAGAAGCCGGGCCCCTGCGGGGTCACACCGCCGGTGAGGACGGTCGCGCCCTTGGCCACCGCGTCGCCGACGAGAGCCTCGACGTCGCGGCGGCCGCGTCCGGTGGCAAGCGGTCCGAAGGTCGTCGCCTCGTCCCGCGGGTCCCCGGTGGTCGTGGCCGCCATCCCCTCGACGAACCGCGCGGTGAACTCGTCATAGACGTCGGTGTGGACGTAGTAGCGCTTGGCGGCGATGCAGGACTGGCCGGAGTTCTGCACCCGCGCGGTGACGGCGGCCTCGGCCGCGCGGGCGATATCCGCGCTGGGCAGCACGATGAACACATCCGTCCCACCCAGCTCGAGCACGGTCTTCTTGATGTTGCGTCCCGCGGCCTCGGCGACCGCGGCGCCCGCGGCGACCGACCCGGTGAGGGTGGCTGCCCGGATCCGCCAGTCGTCGAGCAGCGGGGCCACCTCCGCGGCCTCGACGAGCAGGGTCGGGAACGAGCCGGCCGGGAACCCGCCACGCTCGAACAGGCCGCCGAGATAGAGCGCGGTCTGCGGGACGTTGGACGCGTGCTTGAGCAGACCGGTGTTGCCCGCCATCAGCGCGGGGGCGGCGAACCGGACGCACTGCCACAGTGGGTAGTTCCACGGCATCACCGCGAGCACCACACCGATCGGGTCGAAGCGGACGGCGAGCTCCGCCGCGCCGACCGTGGCGGGATCGACGGGGCGCTCGGGGGTGAGGTAGCGCTCGGCGTGGTCGGCGAAGAATCGCATGGCGGTGGCCGACTTGAGCGCCTCGTAGCGTGCGGAGGCGAGCGTCTTGCCCATCTCGGTGGTGATCAGGTCGGCGACCTCGTCGGCCTCGGCCTCGAGGATGTCCGCGGCCCGGCGCATCCAGTCGGCGCGCTGGGCGAATGTCGTGCCTGCGAGGGTACGGAAGGCCGCGTCGGCGGCGGCGATGCGAGCCTCAACCTCAGCCGGGGTGTGCGGGGCGAATTCCTTGAGGACCTTGCCGGTCGTGGGGTCGATGGTGGCGAGTGCCATGGTCGTTGTCCTTTCAGCTGCGGGGGGTGCCTCGGAACAGGCGCGGGCGACGATGTGCTCGGCCCGCGGAAGCACGAGGGTCACGTCGTGCGGGCGGAATCAGCGGCGGCCCCGCTCGTGGACTGAGCCGTCGCAGACGTGGGGGCTGTCGATGTCGTGGTTCCGGCCGAACGCGTCGAGGACGGCCGGCCGCGGGGTCGTCGCTCATGCGCGCTGTGCGCGGGGTGTGGCCGGAAAGCATGGCCACAGCACATTGCGGAGCGCGTCGGCGACCGGCCGGAGCCGCTCCTCCTGCCGGTGAGCGTGCTCGCGTATCAAGCGATCGTTGGGATGTCGATATGCGCCTCGGGGCAGTCCGAGATCATCGACGAGGGCGACAGTCGCCACGGCGCCACCCCGTCGGCCGCCGCGAGCTTCGGAAGGACGAGCCTGGGGAGATCGCCCCGAGCCTCTGTGCGCGAGCTCCGTGGCCCCGCCTTGGCGAGCCGGACGCCGCGGGCCCTGACGAGCAGGTCGTACGGGTGCGGGGCGCCCGAAGCCCGAGTAGCCGAACACGCCGCGGACCGGGAGGATCCGCCCGGAGAAGAGCTTTGTATCGGATCGCGACGTCATCGTCCCTACCTCCCGGTGTGCAGCGCCTTCGCTGCGTCGGCGAGCGATCACGAGGAACGTAGAACCGATTCTGAACGGCGTCAACAGTTCTACTGCAGCATTGGTTCAGAACTTCTGTACTCCACGTAATGTCTGTCTTTGGCAGGCCCACAACCCCTGTGATTGAATGCGGAGTCGGCATGCCACGCCCACCGCTCACCTCGCCGCCACGGGAGCCGCTGACCATGACCAAAGTCGAGTCCGGAGGGGGCGGCGTGCGCGGTGACAGCAACCGCGAGCGGCTGGCCGATCTGGGCGCCCGGATCCGCGACTACCGCCGGATGCGGCAGCTCACCCTCCGCCGCATCGCCGATGCGGCAGGGATCACAGAGAGCTACCTCAGCCAGATCGAGCGCGGCACAGCGACGGGTAGCGTGGACGTGCTCAGCCGGGTCGCCACCGCGCTCGGCCTGAGCCTGTCCGACCTCTTCGGCGGGGAGCCGCCGCAGCACACCGCGCTGCGGCGGGCGGACCGTCCGCAGATCACGTCGGAGGGTGTGCGGAAGTACCTGTTCACCCGCCGGCCGCTCCGCCACCTCGAAGTAATGGAGGCCGTGCTCGACGGCGGCGCGTCAATCGGAGACGCACAACATGTGCACGGCTCCTCCCAGGAACTCGTGATCGTGCTCGAGGGCAGCGTGGTCTGCACGGTGGAGGGCCGCCGCTGCGAACTCGACGAGGGCGACAGCATCGAATACACGTCGTCCCAGCCGCACTCCATCGAGAACCCGGGCACGGAGCAGGCGCGCATCCTGTATGTGATCAGTCCGCCCAGCATCTGAAGCAGCCGGTGTCGTCGACCGCGCGGGTCCACACATCGCGGTTGAAAAACGTGTCGTTTTCCGGCCGCGGCTTCCGTCCGCAGCGCGGTGATGGTGCACATCCGGGTCTCCCAGCCGTGCCGTGGCCGACAGGGACGCCTTCGCCATGGGTGCGGCCGGCCGTCCAGGCGTTGACCGCCACGTTGACGATAGAGGTTGTCTGCACTCGGATGGCAAGCGCAACGGTAAGCGCTTTCCACCTCAATAGGAACTCCGCCTACAGGACTCCGGAGCCAAGACCCAGCCTCGCCCCCACCGGCGGCGAGGCGGCGGGGCAGTCAGGCCCGCACACCGTACACATCCACTGATCACCCTGGTGGCCTGCACTAAGGCAGAACCCAGGACAGTCGGCCACGCACCGCCGAGCCACGGCGACCACTGGACCCCACAGCCCCCGGCCGGCTCTTTCGACGGTCTCAACGCTTGTCACGGCTACCCGGAAACCGTACCTTCTGCAGAAAGCGATTGCTAAGTGTCGCCCGTATGGTGCGAGAGGATTGCCATGGAGCAGGCTGACGTACTGATCATCGGCGCGGGGGCGTCAGGCGGTGTCGCCGCCGGCGCGCTGGCCCAGGCCGGGTTCGATGTGATCTGCCTCGAGCAGGGGAACTGGCCGGACCGGGCCGACTATCCGGCTCAGCGCGGAACCTACGAACTCGAGGCCCGCAAGCAGTGGTCGGGCAGCCCCAACGTGCGGCAGAACCCGACCGACTACCCGATCAACGACACCGATTCCGACGTCGCGCCACTGATGTATGCCGGCGTCGGTGGCAGCATGACCCTCTATGCCGGAGACTGGCCACGGTTGCTGCCATCGGACTTCCGCGTACGCTCGCTGGATGGCGTGGCCGACGACTGGCCCCTGCGCTACGCCGACCTGCAGCCGTTCTACGAACGCACCGACGTGGCGTTCGGGGTGTCCGGTGTGGGGGGCGACCCCGCCTACCCAGAGGGTGCGGAGCCGCCGCTTCCGCCACTTCCGATCGGCAGGATGGGCGCACGCATGGCGCGCTCCCACGACAAGCTGGGCTGGCATTGGTGGCCGGCCGCGCAAGCCGTGCTGTCCGCGCCGTACCAGGGCAGGCGGCCGTGTGTGCAGTTCGGCGCCTGCATGCAGGGGTGCCCGGAGGGCGCCAAGGCGTCCACCGACCTCACTCACTGGCCAGCCGCGGTCGCGAAGGGGGTACGACTGCTCACCGAGGCCCGTGTGTCGCGGATTCTGATGTCCGGCAACGGACTTGCCACTGGTGCCGAGTTCGTGTGCCCCGACGGTTCGTGGCATGTCGTGCGCGCCGACGTGGTGATCCTCGCCGCGAATGCCGTCGGCACCCCCCGCATCCTGCTCAATTCCGCATCCCCGCGGTACCCGGACGGCCTGGCGAACTCCAGCGGGCTGGTCGGACGCCGGCTGATGGTGCATCCCTTCGCTAACGTCACCGGCTACTTCGACGATGACGTGGAGGGTTGGCGTGGGCACGTCGGCGCGAAGATCACGTGCTTTGAGTTCTACGAGACCGACACCGATCGGGGTTTCGTACGGGGCGCGAAGTGGAGTCTCGCGCCGACTGGCGGACCGCTCAACGCGGCCCTGCCGACCCGCGCCGGGGACGCGGTCTGGGGTGCCGCTCACCATGAGCACGTGCGCCGACACCTCGGACGCACGATCAGCTGGGGCATCTTCGGTGAGGATTTGCCCGACGAGACCAACCGGGTCACCGTCGACGCCGCCCTCACGGATTCCTCGGGTATTCCGGCCCCGAAAATAACCTACTCGGTCAGCGAGAACTCCCGGCGCCTGCTCGACTTCCACATCGACCGGGCCACCGAGTCGCTGCAGACCGCTGGAGCCTACGACGTCGCCATGGAATCGCTGATGCGCTACTCCGGCTGGCATCTGCTGGGCACTGCCCGGATGGGCACCGACCCGCGGACCTCAGTGGTCGACCAGTACGGCCGGTGCCATGACATCCCCAACCTGTACATCATGGACGGCAGCGTCTTCGTCACCTCCGGCGGGGTGAATCCGACGAGCACCATCGCCGCGCTGGCCCTACGCTCCACCGAACATCTCATCGCCGCCCGTCGCGACCAGCAGGTTCCGGCCTGACCGCGACCGACTTACGGAGACCCCATGAACCTCAGCCAAGCCCCGGACACCACCGCGGCCGATATTCCCGAGGAGTGCCGCGACTGGCTGCGCCACGTGGCTGACCTGCTCATACCCGCTTCGGCGACAATGCCGGCGGCCGGCGACGCCGGTCTCGGCGACGGACAGCTGAATGTCGTACTGCGGGCCCGCCCCGACCTGATCCGCGACCTGGTCCGGGCGTGGTCGAGCACCAATGAGCTCGCGCCGACCGAGGCTCTTGACGAGCTGCAACAGATTGACCTGCCCGCTTACCATGCGGTGCTGTTGATCGTCGCGGGCAGCTACTACACGACTCCCACAGTCCTCAGCCTCCTCGGCTACGCCGGCCAACAGCCGCGCACCGTCCGGATCGCCGAGGACATCGACGAAGACCTGCTCATGCGGGTCGTCGAACGAGGTCCCCGCTACCGCCAGGCCTGACGTCATACATCGACACCGCAGGCGTTCCCGTCCCACACGCGGTCAACAGCAACGCTGTTGTGCTTCCGGCCGACCGGTCACCACGTAGGACCCGGGCATGGGGAACGCCGCCGTAGCGGATGGCATGGGTGACCAGTTCGCTGACCACGAGTTCCGTTGCGAAGGAGAGGTGGTGCAGTCCCCCGGCGTCGAGTTGGCGGTCCGCGTGCGTGCGTGTTCGAGCGACAACGGCGGGGTCGGCGGGCACGTCCCAGGCGGCGACCTGGTCGGTGTCGCGGGTTCGGGTGCGGGCGATCAGCAATGCGACATCGTCGTCAGGCACTCCAGTGAGAAGCGCGCCCAGGATCGCGTCACAGGTGGACTCGAGTGACCGGGGGACGCCTCAAGGGCCCGGCGCAGTCCGTCAAGGCCCGCCGCGACGTCGTGATGCCGCGCTGCGATGAGCCCGTCGGTGTAGAGGACGAGGAGACTTCCTTCGGTCAGGTCCAGTTCGGCGCATTCGAAGGGCAGACCGCCCAGGCCGAGTGGCGGGCCCGCAGGCAGCTCCGGGAAGTCGACGGAACCGAATGACGTCGAACCGGTCGCCGCCCACGCCGGCTGGGGAGCCAGCCGAAAGGTACCGGGAGGCCAGCTCCACGGCAGGGTGCGCAGGCGGCCTGCTGGGGACGTCATATCGTCCGACTCACGGGCGGCCCGCGCGGGGACCGTGAGCAGGCGACAACGCCGGGCTCATGGCCCGGGGCCGGTGCACCGCCGGTGACGCCGACCGGAACCTGTACCAGGGACGCGAGCGGCATGGCCGCGCGAGCCGTAGCCGGCGGGACTCTCGTTCGTTCCCTCGGACAACCACCTCGGTCAGGGCTTGTCCAGACGCTTTGAAGAAGCTAGCTTCTTCCGCGATAGAAAGCGCTTACTAGCCGCGCTTACCGAGAAGATTCGATCCGAAAACCTGGGCGCCCGGACGCCAACGAAGGGACAGATGTGACACGCAAGACGGTGCGTATCGCCATGAACGGCGTGACCGGGCGCATGGGCTACCGCCAGCACCTCGTCCGCTCCATCCTGGCCATCCGCGATCAGGGCGGCCTCGACCTCGGCGAGGGCACCGTGCTGTGGCCCGAGCCGATCCTGGTCGGCCGCCGCGAGCACGCCCTGAAGGCGCTCGCGGAGCAGCACGGCCTGGAGCACTTCTCGACCGACGTGGACGCGGTCCTCGCCGACGAGACCATCGACATCTACTTCGACGCCCAGGTCACCTCCGCCCGCGAGGAGACCATCAAGAAGGCCATCGCCGCCGGGAAGCACGTCTACACCGAGAAGCCCACCGCCTCTGGACTCATGGGCGCCCTGGAACTCGCCCGGCTCGCCGACGAGGCCGGTATCAAGCACGGCGTCGTCCAGGACAAGCTCTTCCTGCCGGGCCTGCTCAAGCTGAAGCGCTTGATCGACGGTGGCTTCTTCGGCCGCGTCCTCTCCGTGCGTGGCGAATTCGGCTACTGGGTCTTCGAAGGCGACTGGCAGGAGGCCCAGCGCCCCTCCTGGAACTACCGCGCGGAGGA is a window from the Streptomyces luomodiensis genome containing:
- a CDS encoding GMC family oxidoreductase produces the protein MEQADVLIIGAGASGGVAAGALAQAGFDVICLEQGNWPDRADYPAQRGTYELEARKQWSGSPNVRQNPTDYPINDTDSDVAPLMYAGVGGSMTLYAGDWPRLLPSDFRVRSLDGVADDWPLRYADLQPFYERTDVAFGVSGVGGDPAYPEGAEPPLPPLPIGRMGARMARSHDKLGWHWWPAAQAVLSAPYQGRRPCVQFGACMQGCPEGAKASTDLTHWPAAVAKGVRLLTEARVSRILMSGNGLATGAEFVCPDGSWHVVRADVVILAANAVGTPRILLNSASPRYPDGLANSSGLVGRRLMVHPFANVTGYFDDDVEGWRGHVGAKITCFEFYETDTDRGFVRGAKWSLAPTGGPLNAALPTRAGDAVWGAAHHEHVRRHLGRTISWGIFGEDLPDETNRVTVDAALTDSSGIPAPKITYSVSENSRRLLDFHIDRATESLQTAGAYDVAMESLMRYSGWHLLGTARMGTDPRTSVVDQYGRCHDIPNLYIMDGSVFVTSGGVNPTSTIAALALRSTEHLIAARRDQQVPA
- the aldh gene encoding aldehyde dehydrogenase AldH, which gives rise to MALATIDPTTGKVLKEFAPHTPAEVEARIAAADAAFRTLAGTTFAQRADWMRRAADILEAEADEVADLITTEMGKTLASARYEALKSATAMRFFADHAERYLTPERPVDPATVGAAELAVRFDPIGVVLAVMPWNYPLWQCVRFAAPALMAGNTGLLKHASNVPQTALYLGGLFERGGFPAGSFPTLLVEAAEVAPLLDDWRIRAATLTGSVAAGAAVAEAAGRNIKKTVLELGGTDVFIVLPSADIARAAEAAVTARVQNSGQSCIAAKRYYVHTDVYDEFTARFVEGMAATTTGDPRDEATTFGPLATGRGRRDVEALVGDAVAKGATVLTGGVTPQGPGFFYPATVLADVTPAMRLYREECFGPVACVHRVTDLDEAIRLANDSDFGLSSSVWTTEPGEIDRLAHEIDAGGVFVNGLTASFPGVPFGGVKDSGYGRELSAFGIREFINAKTVWQA
- a CDS encoding helix-turn-helix domain-containing protein gives rise to the protein MTKVESGGGGVRGDSNRERLADLGARIRDYRRMRQLTLRRIADAAGITESYLSQIERGTATGSVDVLSRVATALGLSLSDLFGGEPPQHTALRRADRPQITSEGVRKYLFTRRPLRHLEVMEAVLDGGASIGDAQHVHGSSQELVIVLEGSVVCTVEGRRCELDEGDSIEYTSSQPHSIENPGTEQARILYVISPPSI
- a CDS encoding Gfo/Idh/MocA family protein; translated protein: MTRKTVRIAMNGVTGRMGYRQHLVRSILAIRDQGGLDLGEGTVLWPEPILVGRREHALKALAEQHGLEHFSTDVDAVLADETIDIYFDAQVTSAREETIKKAIAAGKHVYTEKPTASGLMGALELARLADEAGIKHGVVQDKLFLPGLLKLKRLIDGGFFGRVLSVRGEFGYWVFEGDWQEAQRPSWNYRAEDGGGIAADMFPHWEYVLHELFGRVTSVQALTATHIPQRWDERSTPYDATADDAAYGIFELEGGIVAQINSSWAVRVNRDELVEFQVDGTEGSAVAGLRNCRVQHRSATPKPVWNPDIPATEDFRGQWQEVPDNQDFDNGFKAQWELFLKHVHADAPYHWDLLAGARGVQLAELGLKSSAEGCRLDVPEISL